A single region of the Pseudomonadota bacterium genome encodes:
- the tsaD gene encoding tRNA (adenosine(37)-N6)-threonylcarbamoyltransferase complex transferase subunit TsaD → MLTLGIESSCDETAAAVLKDGEILLSNVINSQILTHEIYGGVVPELASRKHVENIYAVVREALLQAKTDLGEIDLIAATQGPGLVGCLLVGHCFAKTLSYVKNIPCIGVDHITGHLLSVFLEAEKPQFPYIALVASGGHSSIFHVTDPTTFTLLGRTRDDAAGEAFDKVAKLLGLGYPGGPAVSLQAQSGNPAAIDFPRAMSEKDNFDFSFSGLKTAVANYVYQQNKKEAGINIADVCASFQEAAVDALVEKTINAALHNKINNVVLAGGVASNPRLRERFKDRGKACGMDIFIPSPDYCTDNAAMIAFAGYQRFLAGKADTLDTDVYSRSPFLIFP, encoded by the coding sequence ATGCTCACCCTTGGAATAGAAAGCTCCTGTGATGAAACTGCTGCAGCCGTCCTCAAAGACGGTGAAATATTGCTGTCCAACGTAATAAATTCACAGATACTGACCCATGAAATATATGGCGGCGTTGTCCCGGAACTCGCCTCCCGCAAGCATGTTGAAAATATTTATGCAGTGGTCCGGGAAGCGTTGTTGCAGGCAAAAACCGATCTGGGCGAAATAGACCTGATCGCCGCAACTCAGGGACCGGGCCTTGTGGGCTGCCTGCTGGTGGGGCATTGCTTTGCAAAAACCCTTTCCTATGTAAAAAATATTCCCTGTATTGGCGTGGATCACATAACCGGGCACCTGCTCTCCGTTTTTCTGGAGGCGGAAAAACCCCAATTTCCCTATATCGCCCTGGTTGCCTCAGGCGGCCATTCCAGTATCTTTCACGTAACCGACCCCACCACTTTCACCCTCCTGGGCCGGACCCGGGATGATGCCGCAGGGGAGGCCTTTGACAAGGTTGCAAAACTGCTTGGGCTTGGTTATCCAGGCGGGCCTGCTGTCAGCCTGCAGGCGCAGTCCGGCAATCCTGCCGCCATAGATTTCCCGCGCGCCATGTCTGAAAAGGACAATTTTGATTTCAGCTTCAGCGGACTCAAAACCGCCGTTGCAAATTATGTGTACCAGCAAAATAAAAAAGAAGCCGGGATAAATATCGCTGATGTCTGCGCCTCCTTCCAGGAAGCGGCGGTGGACGCGCTTGTGGAAAAAACGATTAATGCCGCACTTCACAATAAAATAAACAATGTTGTTCTTGCCGGCGGTGTAGCTTCCAATCCCCGACTCCGTGAGCGTTTCAAAGACCGGGGAAAGGCCTGCGGCATGGATATTTTCATTCCATCTCCGGACTATTGCACGGACAATGCCGCAATGATCGCCTTTGCCGGATACCAACGGTTTCTTGCAGGAAAAGCCGACACCCTGGATACGGATGTCTATTCAAGATCCCCTTTCCTTATTTTTCCCTGA
- a CDS encoding DUF2062 domain-containing protein codes for MIEPRRTLRYYKLKFIRLKGDPASLARGVALGVFIGITPTIPLHMTMIIAFSFVFRSSIIAGILASWVVSNPLTFLPQYYLSWKIGGFFSPHDLSWDRIQSVMDVISTHPGFSETMKTLGQLGLETILAMILGGCILAAPFTIASYFASYKFFTGVQKKRMAKRAARQGNGNHVL; via the coding sequence ATGATCGAACCTCGTCGGACATTACGATATTACAAGCTCAAATTCATACGCCTCAAGGGTGACCCGGCCTCATTGGCCAGGGGTGTGGCACTGGGCGTCTTTATCGGCATCACACCCACCATCCCCCTGCACATGACCATGATCATCGCCTTTTCCTTTGTATTCCGGAGCAGCATTATAGCCGGGATTCTTGCGTCATGGGTTGTCAGCAATCCCTTGACATTCCTGCCCCAGTATTATCTTTCCTGGAAAATAGGCGGTTTCTTTTCCCCCCATGATCTGTCCTGGGACAGGATACAATCAGTGATGGACGTCATCTCCACCCACCCCGGCTTTTCAGAGACCATGAAAACCCTTGGTCAACTTGGTTTAGAAACAATTCTTGCCATGATTCTTGGCGGCTGCATCCTGGCAGCACCATTCACCATTGCCTCGTATTTTGCCTCGTATAAATTTTTTACCGGTGTCCAGAAAAAAAGAATGGCAAAAAGAGCTGCCCGACAAGGAAACGGAAATCATGTCCTCTGA